A stretch of the Blastocatellia bacterium genome encodes the following:
- a CDS encoding PAS domain-containing sensor histidine kinase has protein sequence MSELEKNFTQETLEKRVLTYQNRILLFSLLTGFPAVVVSIVLLWNNNYSPKVIWTLILIILSFWLGFSFSIARKIVFNLQTVTNLLAALREGDYSIRARSIGRGDVLGEVMLEVNAMAETLREQRLGALEANALLRKVMVEIDVAIFTFDSEQRLQLVNRAGEKLLSQPMERVLGRTAKELGLAECLQGESNTTVTRTFPGGRAGRWEIRRGIFREKGMANQLLVLTDLSRALREEERQAWQRLVRVLGHELNNSLAPIKSIAGSLENMLTRKPPDWQEDIKHGLSVIAALAEALNRFMGSYARLARLPQPRFHSLDVAEWIKRVVRLETRMEIKLSPGPDLIIEADGDQLDQLLINLLRNAVDAALETSGGVSLSWQVENNYLEICIEDEGLGLANTSNLFVPFFTTKPQGSGIGLVLSRQIAEAHGGTLSLQNRPNDKGCEARLRIPMASDVSNSII, from the coding sequence ATGTCAGAACTAGAAAAAAACTTTACTCAAGAAACATTAGAAAAAAGAGTCTTAACCTACCAAAACCGTATCTTACTTTTTAGTTTGCTTACGGGTTTTCCCGCAGTAGTTGTATCAATTGTCTTGCTTTGGAATAACAACTATAGCCCAAAAGTTATTTGGACATTAATTTTAATTATTCTGAGCTTTTGGTTAGGCTTTTCTTTTTCTATTGCCAGAAAAATTGTTTTTAATTTACAAACAGTTACTAATTTACTTGCTGCTCTACGTGAGGGAGATTATTCAATTCGCGCTCGTAGTATTGGACGAGGTGACGTACTAGGAGAAGTAATGCTAGAAGTAAATGCTATGGCAGAAACCTTACGTGAGCAGCGACTAGGAGCATTAGAAGCAAATGCCCTACTACGTAAAGTTATGGTAGAAATTGATGTAGCAATATTTACTTTTGATAGTGAACAGAGGCTGCAATTAGTCAACCGTGCAGGAGAAAAACTTTTATCTCAGCCAATGGAAAGAGTTTTAGGACGAACAGCTAAAGAATTAGGTTTAGCAGAATGTTTACAAGGAGAAAGTAATACTACAGTTACTCGAACATTTCCTGGTGGACGTGCTGGACGGTGGGAAATTAGACGTGGAATTTTTCGGGAAAAAGGCATGGCTAACCAACTACTAGTTTTAACTGACCTTAGCCGCGCACTACGTGAAGAAGAACGCCAAGCTTGGCAACGCTTAGTTAGGGTGTTGGGGCATGAGTTAAATAACTCTTTAGCTCCAATTAAATCTATTGCTGGAAGTTTAGAAAATATGCTGACTCGTAAGCCCCCTGATTGGCAAGAAGATATAAAACATGGTCTTTCTGTTATTGCTGCTCTCGCCGAAGCCTTAAACCGGTTTATGGGTTCTTATGCACGGTTAGCTAGGCTTCCACAACCAAGATTTCATAGTCTTGATGTAGCTGAATGGATTAAGCGTGTTGTTAGGTTAGAAACACGAATGGAAATAAAATTATCCCCAGGCCCAGATTTAATTATTGAAGCAGATGGAGATCAGTTAGATCAATTACTAATAAATTTACTACGTAATGCTGTAGATGCTGCTTTAGAAACTAGTGGTGGAGTTAGCCTTAGTTGGCAAGTAGAAAATAATTATCTTGAAATCTGCATAGAAGACGAGGGTTTAGGTTTAGCAAATACCTCTAATTTATTTGTTCCATTTTTTACTACTAAGCCGCAAGGCTCTGGAATTGGGCTTGTTTTATCCCGCCAAATTGCAGAAGCGCATGGAGGAACACTTTCTTTGCAAAATCGACCAAATGATAAGGGATGTGAAGCAAGGTTAAGAATTCCAATGGCTTCAGATGTAAGTAACTCTATAATATGA
- a CDS encoding WD40 repeat domain-containing protein, with protein MKLELVAESIEIGRQTLLIRDLAFSPDGKLLASAGTDSIIRFWDVATQKEVGQILWEKLVPYGYSTVESVAFSPDGKLFAACGGIGSLALFYTSNFQLITEFPLQKRTKLIESNVAFSPCGRYLAVVGWNNVLRLISIEEQKVVQQLNLQGWLHSIAFHPTKKLLAVGGSNFVRLFDFETNQSFNNLPKKIALDTEKLGGSDLGFSNNGKWLAIACSDDSVRIYQANKKEPQFICRNHRGGSTAVAWHPKNDLFISGDGSKFIYLWNGESAELLTSIAGHQKKVSCLKWRLDGEVFASASWDRSIKFWQIV; from the coding sequence ATGAAATTAGAATTAGTAGCAGAATCAATAGAAATAGGTAGACAAACGCTTTTAATTCGAGATCTTGCATTTAGTCCTGATGGTAAGTTGCTGGCTAGTGCTGGGACGGATTCAATAATTAGATTTTGGGATGTTGCCACACAAAAAGAAGTAGGGCAAATTCTATGGGAAAAATTAGTTCCATATGGCTACTCTACTGTTGAATCAGTTGCATTTAGCCCTGATGGTAAATTATTTGCTGCCTGTGGCGGTATTGGCAGTCTAGCCCTTTTTTACACCTCTAACTTTCAATTAATTACAGAATTTCCTTTGCAAAAACGGACAAAACTTATTGAATCAAATGTTGCATTTAGTCCTTGTGGAAGATATCTTGCTGTAGTTGGCTGGAATAACGTTTTGCGTCTAATTTCTATAGAAGAACAAAAGGTAGTTCAACAATTAAATCTTCAAGGCTGGCTACATTCAATAGCTTTTCATCCTACAAAAAAATTATTAGCTGTTGGTGGTTCTAATTTTGTGCGATTGTTTGATTTTGAAACTAATCAAAGCTTTAATAATTTGCCAAAGAAAATAGCTCTTGATACTGAAAAGTTAGGTGGTAGCGATCTAGGTTTTAGTAATAATGGAAAATGGCTAGCTATAGCTTGTAGTGATGATAGCGTAAGAATTTACCAAGCCAACAAAAAGGAACCTCAGTTTATTTGTCGTAATCATCGTGGTGGATCTACTGCTGTGGCCTGGCATCCCAAAAATGACTTATTTATTAGTGGTGATGGAAGTAAGTTTATTTATCTTTGGAATGGTGAAAGCGCAGAATTACTTACATCTATTGCTGGTCATCAAAAAAAAGTTTCTTGTCTAAAATGGCGTTTAGACGGTGAGGTGTTTGCTTCAGCAAGTTGGGATAGATCCATTAAATTTTGGCAAATAGTTTAG